In Hippoglossus stenolepis isolate QCI-W04-F060 chromosome 20, HSTE1.2, whole genome shotgun sequence, the following are encoded in one genomic region:
- the igf2r gene encoding cation-independent mannose-6-phosphate receptor isoform X2, translating to MFPRCSSGRRLPLGPALWLLACAGCLLARSGAQEAGSSGSSSSLWYQDLCSYKWEANDRINKVSYTLKLCESSPPTGCAPSAAVCAKDLVSGKTQSVGELSLQRLSGTVLDYNSTVKCPENNNNIQTSISFQCGRTMGTPEFVAVSQCVHYFEWRTYSACKNGKFKPHKEVPCYVFDSDGKKHDLNPLIKVNDGYLVDDGDDSIDFYINICRSLNQAEKSCPEGSAACLVTSQGSFSMGSPTKPLELVDSDRLRLQYEVSAGSTPPEICKGHSPAVTITLICPSSRHPGSSPKMTAESHCRYEVEWVTEYACHRDYLESQNCKLTSDQHDISIDLTPLTLSSSDPQYYAHSEASDGSENYVYYLSVCGQILNKECGDEPFISSCQVKKNPPMSKVAGRNQNQTLRYSDGDLTLIYPDGDRCSSGLQRMTIINFECNNNASNGGRGNPVFAGETDCTYYFDWDTSFACVKEKEDLLCRVRDGNKHYDLSPLTRYPETDVSGNWEAVDANSPKPDSRFYLNVCHKVVQMGGAAGCPVNSSICVVDKDHGSISLGSFLSSPHKTKIGNDIQLVYTDGNFCINKKTRIQTILTLKCKPGDLESAPVLRSVSEDGCVYELEWYTAAACVLSKTQGDNCKVEDPQAGFSFDLSPLSKDGGSYNLTSGNYDYYINVCGPVKAADCPGKAGACQVEKSSWNLGDANSHLSYYDGLIQLSYTNGSQYNNKEHTLRSTVISFLCDPEAGAGNPQFQVEDKYTYNFHWYTSYACPERPHECLVTDPNTFEQYDLSSLSRSTTGDNWQPMDLSDQKKYYINICRPINAVAGCDRHASVCQMKFVSEQGSRKEVVSISNMGISKGGPTIEGRDQLLLEFTDGSVCMSDGQKLTYTTRIHLVCSRGAGSTGPRFLVYQNCTANFMWETPAACAIRTTKKDSCAVTDPNTGFEFNLQLLASKTGYKTTANGKDFLVNICADVAQCGAGMAGCELEDGHPSSPVGVEKSLQYSTDGLLQLTYKGPLDDPTATRDTFTINFVCDQYSHPGSLKLVREGLSSLATHVVHDVLFEFSTALACVPAPVDCQFSDPHGNKYDLSHLARDGDDSPWIAIDTDSVKSRSFYINVCKPLPPVNKCPIGPLGACGVIDGKSYNLGYVLSTPQLAEDGSISIIYQNGDLCGATSRYSTRIILQCDDNPGSPMFDRKDGCEYVFIWRTSEACPIRKSQGDGCRVRDPKSSYEFDLSSLKGQDYPVRSGQYIYHLSVCEGLQRGVCTKKDTGSETVSSCQVDGEKHMIAGMANQILNYVGDQLILNYTNGETCHKIYTRSTEIYFSCHPDRHPGAPQFIKETPDCTYLFSWPTALACVPFRTTSCSYNDGQGHSYDLSPLALDSGNWEVESSSVDTTNRFYINVCRTLTQQGGSWKCPSSAASCMKVGDDYVSLGQVESGPTWDGNVLKLQYSSGQLCPDGQRNRTSIVRFKCDKDRVDSRPTMISALEDCVYTFLWLTAAACPLNSSEHDDCKVTNPATGHLFDLNALTKEGGYTVYGHQDHKKMFRMNICGNVANTGCSPETGVCIKDTSTAVSGGQVSRKLSYRDHVVELTYEGGSPCAANPELKHSSIIHFICRPPNMGSASAEPVLIDSDAETCTHFFSFHTPLICEQPVTCSVQNGSALIDLTPLIHLNGYYTATDEAVDQKDGSSDFYINVCLPLNPIPGVTCPPGSAVCMDPDDGPPMDIGRTTKGPEIDSATGEVNITYYSSTKCAEDLSQNYSSTIIFTCQRGLELGSPRMLKLECVYLFAWATPVVCPDATHTSGCHLNDSQLQFTFDLSALSAEVQVPGPSSMYHISVCGSVAEPACKNSAVCLVSGSGSDTSASSFGISKAMTMDYKHEEQAVLMQYGGGDPCPPSSAKRQSSILFTCDQSAGHGSPQLLSETAGCSVTFQWKTNTVCPPRKMECKLVSQHQTFDLRALSSLTEPWKFSHKGDSYYINLCQGIHGGLPACPDGATVCRHTAAGQTHTLGRVYTQKMSYSDGKISVSYSAGDTVCDNGVQAKTVIQLSCGTTVGHPALISVDEASCEFVFGWETRSACAVKQREVEMVNGTIQVPDTGASLSLGSLYFSQHQASGDIRPNGDRYIYHIQLSGITNNSLPSCLGANICQVKLNTDYRRRIGSSSKAKYYVQGGNLDVMVPSESACGREKTKMVSSTIMFHCNPAAGVGIPEFMLETDECQYLFVWHTEAVCGLTTVDAKSYDGDDDDSAAKAVSRRSHALGVLLSLLLVGVSVCLLGLLLHKRERRELVIQKVSSCCRRGNQVSYKYSKVNIDEEGGEEEMEWLMEELEAPPTSSSSHRGRSNQGNGHITTKPVNSDALRSFTLDEQEDDSEDEVLSVPGVQVLKSKNSAAHRSVFLQEESDEDLVGLLDDSDRKRKSGKPRSSGRGNHGNNTAANMKRDEDDSDEDLLRV from the exons cctgtggtACCAGGATCTGTGcag TTATAAATGGGAAGCTAACGACCGCATTAACAAAGTGAGCTACACGTTGAAGCTGTGCGAGTCTTCCCCCCCGACCGGCTGCGCCCCCAGCGCCGCCGTCTGCGCCAAGGACCTCGTCTCCGGCAAAACACAGTCTGTGG GTGAGCTGTCGCTGCAGAGGCTCTCTGGCACCGTGCTGGATTACAACAGCACCgtgaaatgtccagaaaacaacaacaatatacaGACGAGCATCAGCTTCCAGTGCGGGAGAACCATG GGGACCCCGGAGTTCGTTGCTGTGTCTCAGTGCGTCCATTACTTTGAGTGGAGGACGTACAGCGCCTGCAAGAACGGCAAATTCAAGCCGCACAAAGAG gtgcccTGCTACGTGTTTGACTCCGATGGTAAGAAGCACGACCTGAACCCGCTGATCAAAGTGAACGATGGCTACCTGGTGGACGACGGAGACGACAGCATCGACTTCTACATCAACATCTGCCGCAGTCTCA acCAAGCAGAGAAATCCTGTCCCGAGGGCTCGGCAGCTTGTCTGGTCACCAGTCAGGGCTCCTTCAGCATGGGCTCCCCCACCAAGCCACTGGAACTGGTCGACAGCGACAG ACTGAGGCTGCAGTACGAAGTGAGTGCTGGTTCGACTCCTCCTGAAATCTGCAAGGGACACAGTCCTGCCGTCACCATCACGCTCATCTGTCCGTCAAGCAGACATCCA GGCAGTTCTCCTAAGATGACAGCGGAGTCTCACTGCCGCTACGAGGTGGAGTGGGTGACGGAGTATGCCTGTCACAGAGATTACCTGGAGAGCCAGAACTGCAAACTGACCAGTGATCAACACGACATCTCTATAGACCTTACTCCGCTCACTCTGAGCT CCTCTGACCCGCAATACTATGCACATTCTGAGGCCAGCGACGGGTCCGAAAACTACGTGTACTACCTGAGCGTGTGTGGACAGATCCTCAACAAGGAATGTGGCGACGAGCCGTTCATATCGTCCTGCCAGGTGAAGAAGAACCCGCCCATGAGCAAAGTGGCTGGAAGAAACCAGAACCAGACGTTacg ttaTTCAGACGGAGATTTGACTCTGATCTACCCGGACGGGGACAGATGCTCTTCCGGATTACAGAGAATGACCATCATCAACTTTGAGTGCAACAACAACGCAT CCAACGGCGGCCGAGGGAATCCCGTGTTTGCCGGAGAGACGGACTGCACCTACTACTTTGACTGGGACACGTCCTTCGCCTGTGTGAAGGAAAAGGAGGATCTGCTGTGTCGGGTcagagatggaaacaaacactACGACCTCTCACCCCTCACAAGATACCCTG AGACAGATGTCAGTGGAAACTGGGAGGCGGTGGACGCTAACTCTCCAAAGCCGGACTCACGTTTCTACCTGAACGTCTGTCACAAAGTCGTCCAGATGGGAGGAGCCGCCGGCTGCCCGGTGAACTCCTCCATCTGTGTCGTGG ATAAGGACCATGGGTCCATCAGCCTGGGAAGCTTCCTCTCGTCGCCCCACAAGACAAAAATAGGGAACGACATCCAACTGGTTTATACTGATGGAAATTTCTGCATCAATAAAAAGACCCGGATCCAAACTATCCTGACCCTCAAGTGCAAACCAG GAGATCTCGAGAGCGCTCCCGTCCTTCGCAGCGTTTCCGAAGACGGGTGTGTGTACGAGCTGGAGTGGTACACTGCCGCCGCCTGTGTGCTCTCGAAAACTCAGGGAGACAACTGCAAAGTGGAGGATCCTCAGGCtg GTTTCTCTTTCGACTTGTCGCCACTCTCCAAAGATGGCGGCTCCTACAACCTGACGAGTGGAAACTACGACTACTACATCAACGTTTGTGGCCCCGTCAAAGCTGCCGACTGTCCAGGGAAGGCCGGAGCGTGCCAGGTTGAAAAGAG ttCGTGGAATCTTGGGGATGCAAACTCTCATCTGTCATATTACGACGGCCTGATCCAGCTGTCGTACACCAACGGCTCCCAGTACAACAACAaggaacacacactcagatcCACTGtcatctccttcctctgtgATCCAGAAGCAGGAGCTGGAAACCCCCAGTTCCag GTTGAAGACAAGTACACGTATAACTTCCACTGGTACACATCCTACGCATGTCCTGAAAGGCCCCACGAGTGTTTGGTGACAGATCCCAACACGTTTGAGCAGTACGACTTATCCAG CCTGTCTCGCTCCACCACCGGTGACAACTGGCAGCCCATGGATTTGTCCGACCAGAAGAAATACTACATCAACATCTGCCGGCCTATCAACGCTGTGGCCGGCTGCGACCGCCATGCGTCCGTCTGCCAGATGAAGTTCGTGTCCGAGCAG ggCTCTCGGAAGGAAGTTGTGTCCATCAGTAACATGGGGATTTCCAAGGGAGGGCCGACCATCGAGGGACGggaccagctgctgctggagttcaCAGACGGATCCGTGTGCATGTCTGACGGCCAAAAGCTCACATACACCACACGCATCCACCTGGTCTGCTCCCGGGGGGCTGGG TCGACCGGCCCACGGTTCCTCGTGTACCAGAACTGTACCGCCAACTTCATGTGGGAGACCCCGGCAGCCTGCGCCATCAGAACCACCAAGAAAGAT AGCTGCGCTGTTACAGACCCCAACACCGGCTTCGAGTTCAACCTGCAACTTCTGGCGTCAAAGACGGGATACAAGACGACTGCAAATGGGAAGGACTTCCTG GTGAACATCTGTGCAGATGTGGCACAATGCGGCGCCGGCATGGCTGGCTGTGAGCTGGAGGACGGGCATCCCTCCAGCCCAGTGGGGGTGGAGAAGTCCCTCCAGTACTCCACCGATGGGCTGCTCCAACTCACGTACAAGGGGCCGCTGGACGATCCCACGG CCACTCGAGACACGTTTACCATTAATTTCGTGTGTGATCAATACTCTCACCCGGGCTCATTGAAACTGGTGCGAGAGGGTTTGAGCTCGCTGGCCACCCACGTGGTCCACGACGTCCTCTTCGAGTTCTCCACCGCTCTGGCCTGTGTCCCTGCTCCAGTGGACTGCCAGTTCAGTG ATCCTCACGGTAATAAGTACGACCTGAGTCACCTCGCCCGGGACGGAGACGACAGCCCCTGGATCGCCATCGACACAGACTCGGTCAAATCGCGCAGCTTTTACATCAACGTCTGCAAACCTCTCCCTCCCGTgaacaaatgtccaa TCGGCCCCTTGGGAGCCTGTGGTGTGATCGATGGTAAAAGCTACAACCTGGGATACGTCCTGTCGACACCACAGCTGGCAGAGGACGGCTCCATCAGCATCATCTATCAGAACGGAGACCTGTGTGGTGCCACGTCCCGATACTCGACGCGCATCATCCTGCAGTGTGACGACAACCCG GGCTCCCCCATGTTCGACCGTAAAGACGGTTGTGAATACGTCTTCATCTGGAGGACGTCTGAGGCCTGTCCCATCAGGAAGTCTCAAG GCGATGGCTGTCGGGTTCGTGACCCAAAGAGCAGCTACGAGTTTGACCTGAGCTCTCTGAAGGGACAAGATTACCCAGTCAGGAGCGGACAGTACATCTACCACCTGTCCGTCTGCGAGGGGCTCCAGAGAGGCGTCTGCACCAAGAAAGACACCGGCAGCGAGACAGTGTCCTCCTGTCAGGTGGatggagaaaaacacatgattgcAG GAATGGCAAACCAGATTCTGAACTACGTGGGAGACCAGCTGATCCTGAACTACACCAACGGAGAGACCTGTCATAAAATATACACTAGATCCACAGAGATTTACTTCTCCTGCCACCCCGACAGACATCCG GGAGCGCCACAGTTTATCAAGGAGACTCCAGACTGCACCTACCTGTTCAGCTGGCCCACCGCTCTGGCCTGCGTCCCATTCAGAACCACCAGCTGCTCCTACAA CGACGGTCAGGGCCACTCGTACGACCTCTCACCTCTGGCGTTGGACTCTGGGAACTGGGAGGTTGAGTCCTCGTCTGTGGACACGACGAATCGATTCTACATCAACGTCTGCAGGACGCTGACCCAGCAGGGAG GTTCATGGAAGTGTCCCTCCAGTGCAGCGTCCTGCATGAAGGTGGGAGATGACTATGTGAGTCTGGGGCAGGTGGAGTCTGGTCCCACGTGGGACGGAAACGTCCTGAAGCTGCAGTACAGCAGCGGCCAGCTCTGCCCCGACGGACAGCGCAACAGGACGAGCATCGTCCGCTTCAAGTGCGACAAAGACCGAGTG GACTCCCGGCCCACGATGATCTCTGCCCTTGAGGACTGTGTTTACACCTTCCTGTGGTTGACAGCAGCTGCCTGTCCTCTCAACAGCAGTGAACACGACGACTGCAAGGTCACCAACCCAGCTACAG GTCATCTGTTTGACTTGAACGCCCTGACGAAGGAAGGCGGTTACACGGTCTACGGTCACCAGGATCACAAAAAGATGTTCCGCATGAATATCTGTGGAAACGTGGCGAACACCGGCTGCAGCCCTGAAACCG GCGTGTGCATTAAGGACACCAGCACAGCGGTGAGCGGCGGTCAGGTGAGCAGGAAGCTCTCGTACAGGGATCATGTCGTGGAGCTGACGTATGAAGGAGGAAGTCCCTGCGCGGCAAACCCCGAactcaaacacagcagcatcatCCACTTCATCTGCAG ACCCCCGAACATGGGCTCAGCCTCCGCAGAGCCAGTCCTCATCGACTCCGATGCTGAGACCTGCACACACTTCTTCTCCTTCCACACTCCACTGATCTGTGAACAGCCT GTGACGTGTTCGGTGCAGAACGGCTCTGCTCTGATAGATCTGACTCCTCTGATTCACCTCAATGGATACTACACAGCCACAG ATGAGGCGGTGGATCAAAAGGATGGATCGTCAGACTTTTACATCaatgtctgtctgcctctgaaCCCAATCCCCGGCGTCACCTGTCCTCCTGGATCTGCCGTCTGTATGGATCCTGATGACGGTCCACCAATG GATATCGGGCGAACCACCAAAGGTCCTGAGATCGACAGCGCCACAGGGGAAGTGAACATCACCTATTACAGCTCCACCAAGTGTGCAGAGGACCTGTCACAGAACTACTCTTCAACCATCATCTTCACCTGCCAGAGAGGCCTGGAGCTG GGCTCTCCACGGATGCTGAAGCTAGAGTGCGTCTATTTGTTTGCGTGGGCGACGCCTGTGGTCTGTCCAGATGCCACCCACACCAGCGGCTGCCACCTCAACGACTCCCAGCTCCAGTTTACCTTTGACCTTTCGGCCCTTTCTGCTGAAGTCCAG GTGCCAGGACCCTCCAGCATGTACCACATCAGCGTCTGCGGCTCAGTGGCGGAGCCGGCCTGTAAGAACAGCGCAGTCTGCCTCGTGTCCGGTTCCGGTTCGGACACGTCGGCCTCGTCGTTCGGCATCAGCAAGGCCATGACCATGGACTACAAACACGAGGAGCAGGCGGTGCTGATGCAGTACGGAGGAGGAGATCCCTGCCCGCCAT cCTCGGCTAAACGTCAGTCATCCATCTTGTTTACCTGTGACCAGTCTGCAGGCCACGGCTCTCCACAGCTGCTCTCAGAGACGGCTGGTTGTTCCGTCACTTTCCAGTGGAAGACCAACACGGTTTGTCCCCCGAGGAAGATGGAGTGCAAGCTGGTCAGCCAGCATCAGACCTTCGACCTTCGAGCCCTGTCCTCCCTCACCGAGCCGTGGAAGTTCAGCCACAAGGGAGATTC GTATTACATCAACCTGTGCCAGGGGATCCACGGTGGATTACCAGCTTGTCCAGACGGAGCGACCGTGTGTCGACACACGGCGGCAGGACAGACTCACACCCTGGGTCGAGTTTACACCCAGAAGATGAGCTACTCTG ATGGAAAGATCTCCGTCAGTTACTCAGCAGGAGACACCGTCTGTGATAACGGCGTGCAGGCGAAGACTGTGATCCAGCTGAGCTGTGGCACCACTGTTGGACACCCAGCACTcatcag TGTCGACGAGGCGtcctgtgagtttgtgtttggctGGGAGACTCGGTCGGCGTGTGCGGTGAAGCAGCGTGAGGTGGAGATGGTGAACGGGACGATACAGGTTCCTGACACCGGGGCCAGCCTCAGCCTGGGATCCCTCTACTTCAG CCAACACCAGGCGTCTGGAGACATCCGTCCCAACGGCGACCGATACATCTACCACATCCAGTTGTCCGGCATCACCAACAACTCACTGCCCAGCTGCCTCGGCGCCAACATCTGTCAGGTGAAGCTCAACACAGACTACCGACGCAGGATCGGCTCCTCCAGCAAAGCCAAGTACTACGTTCAAG GAGGAAACCTGGACGTGATGGTGCCCTCGGAGTCGGCGTGTGGCCGCGAGAAAACCAAAATGGTGTCATCCACCATCATGTTCCACTGTAACCCCGCGGCAGGCGTCGGCATCCCGGAGTTCATGCTGGAGACGGATGAATGCCAGTATCTGTTTGTGTGGCACACGGAGGCTGTGTGTGGTCTGAC AACTGTCGATGCGAAGTCGTACGACGGCGACGACGACGACAGCGCGGCTAAAGCTGTCTCCAGGCGGAGCCATGCGCTGGGGGTGCTGCTGAGCCTCCTGTTGGTGGGTGTGTCGGTCTGTCTGCTCGGGCTTCTGCTGcacaagagggagagaag GGAGCTGGTGATCCAGAAggtttccagctgctgcagaagagGAAACCAGGTCTCGTACAAATATTCAAAG GTCAACATTGATGAAGAAGGGGgcgaggaggagatggagtggctgatggaggagctggaagCCCCTCCCACGTCCTCGTCGTCCCACCGGGGCAGGAGTAACCAGGGCAACGGTCACATCACGACCAAGCCGGTGAACTCAGACGCCCTCCGCTCGTTCACGCTGGACGAGCAGGAGGACGACAGCGAGGACGAGGTGCTCAGCGTCCCGGGGGTGCAGGTGTTGAAGTCGAAAAACTCGGCGGCTCATCGCAGCGTCTTCCTACAG GAGGAGAGTGACGAGGACCTGGTCGGGCTCCTGGACGACTCGGACCGGAAGAGGAAGAGCGGCAAGCCTCGCTCATCGGGCCGTGGTAACCACGGTAACAACACGGCGGCCAACATGAAGCGGGACGAGGATGACAGTGACGAGGACCTCCTCAGggtgtga